Below is a window of Saccharomonospora viridis DSM 43017 DNA.
GTCACCGCGGGCGATGTCGAGCTCGTCCGACAACAAAAGCGTCACGGACATGCCCGCGCTGGCCTCCTCGAGAGGGCCGGAAGGGGTGTCGATGCGTTCGACGCTGCTGCGTAGCCCCTGGGGCAACACGACGACCTCGTCCCCCGGACGTACGATGCCCGACGCGATCTGCCCGGCGTAGCCGCGGTAGTCGGGGTATTCGGGGGTGCGGGGCCGGATCACGTACTGCACGGGGAAACGGAAAGCCGCGCGGTGCGGATCGTCCGTCACGGGCACGGTCTCCAGATGCTCGAGGAGGGTCGGCCCCTGGTACCAGGGGGTGTTCTCCGAACGCGTGGCCACGTTGTCGCCGTGCAACGCCGACACGGGGATGGCCAGTACCGCCCTCTCGGCGTAGCCCAAAGACGTGGCGTGTGCGGTGAACTCCTTGGCGATGACGGTGAACGCCTCTTCGTCGTAGCCGATGAGGTCCACCTTGTTCACCGCGAGCACCAGATGCGGCACGCCGAGCAGCGCGAGTACGGCCGCATGGCGCTTGGTCTGTTCCACGACCCCTTTGCGTGCGTCCACCAGGAGCACGGCGAGTTGTGCCGTGGAGGCACCCGTGACCGTATTGCGCGTGTACTGGACGTGTCCCGGCGTGTCGGCGAGGACGAAACTGCGGTTGGGTGTGGCGAAGTAGCGATACGCCACGTCGATCGTGATGCCCTGTTCCCGTTCGGAGCGCAAGCCGTCCACGAGTAACGATAAGTCCGGTGTGGACAAACCTTTGTCGACACTGGCTCGTTGTACGGCGTCGAGCTGGTCGGCGAGTACGGATTTCGTGTCGTAGAGCAGACGTCCGACGAGTGTGGATTTCCCGTCGTCCACGCTTCCGGCGGTGGCCAGCCTCAGCAGGCTCGACATCTAGAAGTATCCCTCCCGCTTACGATCCTCCATGGCGGCTTCGGAGAGCCGGTCGTCCGCCCTGGTGGCTCCACGCTCGGTGAGTCGACTGGCCTGCACCTCGGCGATGATCTCCTCCACGGTGGTGGCGTTCGATTCGACGGCCCCGGTGCACGAACCGTCACCGACGGTGCGGTAACGCACCATCAGCTCGCGGACCTCCTCGCCCTCCCGTGGTCCGCCCCACGGACCCGGGGTGAGCCACATGCCGTCGCGGCGGAAGACCGTGCGCTTGTGCGCGTAGTAGATCGAGGGCAGCTCGATGCCCTCCCGGGCGATGTAGTTCCACACGTCGGCTTCGGTCCAGTTCGACAACGGGAACACGCGTACGTGCTCGCCGGGGCGATGCCTGCCGTTGTACAGGTTCCACAGTTCCGGTCGTTGCCGGCGTGGTTCCCATTGCCCGAAAGTGTTGCGGAGACTGAAGATACGTTCCTTGGCGCGGGAACGTTCTTCGTCGCG
It encodes the following:
- a CDS encoding sulfate adenylyltransferase subunit 1 is translated as MSSLLRLATAGSVDDGKSTLVGRLLYDTKSVLADQLDAVQRASVDKGLSTPDLSLLVDGLRSEREQGITIDVAYRYFATPNRSFVLADTPGHVQYTRNTVTGASTAQLAVLLVDARKGVVEQTKRHAAVLALLGVPHLVLAVNKVDLIGYDEEAFTVIAKEFTAHATSLGYAERAVLAIPVSALHGDNVATRSENTPWYQGPTLLEHLETVPVTDDPHRAAFRFPVQYVIRPRTPEYPDYRGYAGQIASGIVRPGDEVVVLPQGLRSSVERIDTPSGPLEEASAGMSVTLLLSDELDIARGDLLAAAGAHTPTVTDEFDATLCWLSTKPLTPGARVLVKHGTRTVQALVERLKSRFDEQTLATVDDLDSLELNEIASVRLRLSEEIPVDDYGHNPRTGAFLVIDPASGDTLAAGLVGERFTALGA
- the cysD gene encoding sulfate adenylyltransferase subunit CysD, with translation MTTAQTTTEAARDHLAALESEAVHIFREVAGEFDRPVILFSGGKDSTLLLHLAIKAFWPAPVPFPLLHVDTGHNFDEVLRFRDRVVSRYGLRLIVAKVQDWIDDGRLQERPDGTRNPLQTQPLLDTIAEHRFDAVFGGARRDEERSRAKERIFSLRNTFGQWEPRRQRPELWNLYNGRHRPGEHVRVFPLSNWTEADVWNYIAREGIELPSIYYAHKRTVFRRDGMWLTPGPWGGPREGEEVRELMVRYRTVGDGSCTGAVESNATTVEEIIAEVQASRLTERGATRADDRLSEAAMEDRKREGYF